A genomic segment from Nicotiana sylvestris chromosome 1, ASM39365v2, whole genome shotgun sequence encodes:
- the LOC138880514 gene encoding uncharacterized mitochondrial protein AtMg00300-like, whose product MTFRKDWFSSYEKSGGTVVMGNNATCAIVGIGSVRVRCHDGVVRTITQVRHVPDLKKNLISLSTLDEQGYRYMSEAGTIKVTKGSLVMLKGKLENGLYTLAGSTIVGSANASTVQLSNDDKARLWHMRLGHMSARGLEMLSNRNLLEGEKISTLEFCEHCVLGKQKKVSFSTGKHKTRGVLDYIHSDLWGPSKLPSKGKKSI is encoded by the exons atgacgttccgaaaagactggtttagcagctatgagaaaagtggaggaaccgtagtaatgggcaataatgcaacttgtgcaatagttggcattggctcagttcgggttcgctgccatgatggagtcgtgaggactattacacaagtccgtcatgttcctgatctgaagaagaatttgatctccctgagtactctggatgaacaaggctacaggtacatgagcgaagcaggaactataaaggtgactaaaggttctttagtcatgctgaaaggcaagctggagaacggcctttacacattggccggaagcaccattgttggctctgcaaatgcatctacagtgcagttatctaatgatgacaaggcaagactatggcacatgagactgggtcatatgagcgcacgtggactggagatgttgagcaatcgtaaccttttggaaggtgagaagatcagcacacttgaattctgtgagcactgcgttctagggaagcaaaagaaggtcagcttcagcactggcaaacacaagacaagaggagtgctagactacatccattcagatttatggggtccctctaaacttccatcgaagggcaaaaagag catttaa